In Lathamus discolor isolate bLatDis1 chromosome 1, bLatDis1.hap1, whole genome shotgun sequence, the following are encoded in one genomic region:
- the RBM47 gene encoding RNA-binding protein 47 isoform X5 yields MTAEDSTARMSNDSSNVATTKVPEGVAGAPNEAALLALMARTGYSMIQENGQRKYGGPPPGWEGLHPPRGCEVFVGKIPRDVYEDELVPVFESVGRIYEMRLMMDFDGKNRGYAFVMYTQKHEAKRAVRELNNYEIRPGRLLGVCCSVDNCRLFIGGIPKMKKREEILEEIAKVTEGVLDVIVYASAADKMKNRGFAFVEYESHRAAAMARRKLMPGRIQLWGHQIAVDWAEPEIDVDEDVMETVKILYVRNLMIETTEDTIKKVFGQFNPGCVERVKKIRDYAFVHFTTREDAIHAMNNLNGVELEGSCLEVTLAKPVDKEQYTRYQKAAKGGAAATPEVTQQPNYVYSCDPYTLAYYGYPYNALIGPNRDYFVKAGSIRGRGRGAAGNRAPGPRGSYLGGYSAGRGIYSRYHEGKGKQQEKGYELAPSLELPAVNPVAIKPGAVAIPAIGAQYSMFQAAPPAKMMEDGKIHTVEHIINPIAVQQDPASAAAAAAAAAAAVIPAVSTPPPFQGRPITPVYTMAPNVQRIPAAGIYGTSYVPFAAPAAATATIATLQKNAAAAAAAAAYGGYAGYLPPAFPAATIQVPIHDVYQTY; encoded by the exons ATGACCGCTGAGGACTCCACTGCAAGGATGAGCAATGATTCCTCCAATGTGGCTACTACGAAAGTCCCCGAAGGTGTTGCTGGTGCCCCCAATGAGGCCGCTCTGCTGGCGCTCATGGCACGCACTGGATATAGCATGATCCAGGAGAATGGGCAACGCAAGTATGGCGGCCCTCCTCCCGGCTGGGAGGGTCTACACCCTCCTCGCGGCTGTGAGGTCTTTGTGGGCAAAATCCCCCGTGATGTCTATGAAGATGAGCTCGTCCCCGTGTTCGAGTCTGTTGGCCGCATCTATGAAATGCGCCTGATGATGGACTTCGATGGGAAGAACCGTGGGTATGCCTTTGTGATGTACACACAGAAGCACGAGGCAAAGCGTGCTGTCAGGGAGCTGAACAACTATGAGATCCGCCCTGGCAGGCTGCTGGGGGTGTGCTGCAGTGTGGATAACTGCCGGCTCTTCATCGGAGGCATTCCCAAGATGAAGAAGAGAGAGGAGATCCTGGAAGAGATCGCCAAGGTGACAGAAGGTGTGCTGGATGTCATCGTGTATGCCAGCGCCGCAGACAAGATGAAAAACAGAGGCTTCGCCTTTGTGGAGTATGAGAGCCATCGAGCAGCAGCAATGGCCAGGAGGAAACTCATGCCAGGAAGAATCCAGCTGTGGGGACACCAAATTGCTGTTGACTGGGCAGAACCAGAGATAGATGTGGATGAAGATGTCATGGAAACTGTTAAAATCCTCTATGTGAGGAATTTAATGATTGAGACCACAGAGGACACCATTAAAAAGGTCTTTGGGCAGTTTAACCCTGGCTGTGTAGAGCGAGTGAAAAAAATACGTGATTATGCCTTTGTGCACTTTACAACCAGGGAAGATGCCATTCATGCCATGAACAACCTTAATGGTGTTGAACTGGAAGGCTCCTGTCTGGAGGTTACCTTGGCCAAGCCAGTAGACAAGGAACAATACACTCGGtaccagaaagcagcaaaaggaggGGCCGCAGCAACACCCGAAGTAACTCAGCAACCCAATTATGTTTACTCTTGTGATCCATACACACTAGCGTATTATGGATATCCATACAATGCTTTGATCGGGCCCAACAGAGATTACTTTGTGAAAG CAGGCAGCATACGAGGCAGAGGGCGAGGTGCAGCTGGGAACAGAGCCCCCGGCCCCAGGGGCTCCTACCTGGGAGGATATTCCGCTGGCCGTGGCATCTACAGCAGGTACCATgaaggcaaaggaaaacagcaagagaaagggTACGAGCTGGCACCCAGCTTGGAGTTACCTGCAGTCAACCCGGTGGCCATCAAGCCTGGTGCAG TGGCCATCCCTGCCATTGGTGCCCAGTACTCCATGTTTCAGGCCGCACCACCAGCCAAGATGATGGAAGATGGCAAAATCCACACTGTCGAGCACATCATCAACCCTATAGCTGTCCAGCAGGACCCGGCtagtgcagcagctgcagcagcagccgcagcagcaGCTGTAATACCAGCCGTCTCAACGCCTCCCCCCTTCCAG GGCCGCCCCATCACGCCGGTGTACACTATGGCTCCCAATGTACAGCGGATCCCCGCTGCTGGGATTTATGGGACAAGTTATGTGCCATTTGCAGCACCCGCTGCAGCAACAGCAACGATAGCCACGCTACAGAAGAacgctgctgccgccgctgccgctgctgccTATGGTGGGTACGCTGGATACCTCCCCCCAGCATTCCCAGCTGCGACCATCCAGGTCCCCATCCACGATGTCTACCAGACGTACTGA
- the RBM47 gene encoding RNA-binding protein 47 isoform X3, with protein sequence MVLGAEVGSRLYQAVNEFDTMTAEDSTARMSNDSSNVATTKVPEGVAGAPNEAALLALMARTGYSMIQENGQRKYGGPPPGWEGLHPPRGCEVFVGKIPRDVYEDELVPVFESVGRIYEMRLMMDFDGKNRGYAFVMYTQKHEAKRAVRELNNYEIRPGRLLGVCCSVDNCRLFIGGIPKMKKREEILEEIAKVTEGVLDVIVYASAADKMKNRGFAFVEYESHRAAAMARRKLMPGRIQLWGHQIAVDWAEPEIDVDEDVMETVKILYVRNLMIETTEDTIKKVFGQFNPGCVERVKKIRDYAFVHFTTREDAIHAMNNLNGVELEGSCLEVTLAKPVDKEQYTRYQKAAKGGAAATPEVTQQPNYVYSCDPYTLAYYGYPYNALIGPNRDYFVKAGSIRGRGRGAAGNRAPGPRGSYLGGYSAGRGIYSRYHEGKGKQQEKGYELAPSLELPAVNPVAIKPGAVAIPAIGAQYSMFQAAPPAKMMEDGKIHTVEHIINPIAVQQDPASAAAAAAAAAAAVIPAVSTPPPFQGRPITPVYTMAPNVQRIPAAGIYGTSYVPFAAPAAATATIATLQKNAAAAAAAAAYGGYAGYLPPAFPAATIQVPIHDVYQTY encoded by the exons GCTCTATCAGGCTGTGAATGAGTTTGACACCATGACCGCTGAGGACTCCACTGCAAGGATGAGCAATGATTCCTCCAATGTGGCTACTACGAAAGTCCCCGAAGGTGTTGCTGGTGCCCCCAATGAGGCCGCTCTGCTGGCGCTCATGGCACGCACTGGATATAGCATGATCCAGGAGAATGGGCAACGCAAGTATGGCGGCCCTCCTCCCGGCTGGGAGGGTCTACACCCTCCTCGCGGCTGTGAGGTCTTTGTGGGCAAAATCCCCCGTGATGTCTATGAAGATGAGCTCGTCCCCGTGTTCGAGTCTGTTGGCCGCATCTATGAAATGCGCCTGATGATGGACTTCGATGGGAAGAACCGTGGGTATGCCTTTGTGATGTACACACAGAAGCACGAGGCAAAGCGTGCTGTCAGGGAGCTGAACAACTATGAGATCCGCCCTGGCAGGCTGCTGGGGGTGTGCTGCAGTGTGGATAACTGCCGGCTCTTCATCGGAGGCATTCCCAAGATGAAGAAGAGAGAGGAGATCCTGGAAGAGATCGCCAAGGTGACAGAAGGTGTGCTGGATGTCATCGTGTATGCCAGCGCCGCAGACAAGATGAAAAACAGAGGCTTCGCCTTTGTGGAGTATGAGAGCCATCGAGCAGCAGCAATGGCCAGGAGGAAACTCATGCCAGGAAGAATCCAGCTGTGGGGACACCAAATTGCTGTTGACTGGGCAGAACCAGAGATAGATGTGGATGAAGATGTCATGGAAACTGTTAAAATCCTCTATGTGAGGAATTTAATGATTGAGACCACAGAGGACACCATTAAAAAGGTCTTTGGGCAGTTTAACCCTGGCTGTGTAGAGCGAGTGAAAAAAATACGTGATTATGCCTTTGTGCACTTTACAACCAGGGAAGATGCCATTCATGCCATGAACAACCTTAATGGTGTTGAACTGGAAGGCTCCTGTCTGGAGGTTACCTTGGCCAAGCCAGTAGACAAGGAACAATACACTCGGtaccagaaagcagcaaaaggaggGGCCGCAGCAACACCCGAAGTAACTCAGCAACCCAATTATGTTTACTCTTGTGATCCATACACACTAGCGTATTATGGATATCCATACAATGCTTTGATCGGGCCCAACAGAGATTACTTTGTGAAAG CAGGCAGCATACGAGGCAGAGGGCGAGGTGCAGCTGGGAACAGAGCCCCCGGCCCCAGGGGCTCCTACCTGGGAGGATATTCCGCTGGCCGTGGCATCTACAGCAGGTACCATgaaggcaaaggaaaacagcaagagaaagggTACGAGCTGGCACCCAGCTTGGAGTTACCTGCAGTCAACCCGGTGGCCATCAAGCCTGGTGCAG TGGCCATCCCTGCCATTGGTGCCCAGTACTCCATGTTTCAGGCCGCACCACCAGCCAAGATGATGGAAGATGGCAAAATCCACACTGTCGAGCACATCATCAACCCTATAGCTGTCCAGCAGGACCCGGCtagtgcagcagctgcagcagcagccgcagcagcaGCTGTAATACCAGCCGTCTCAACGCCTCCCCCCTTCCAG GGCCGCCCCATCACGCCGGTGTACACTATGGCTCCCAATGTACAGCGGATCCCCGCTGCTGGGATTTATGGGACAAGTTATGTGCCATTTGCAGCACCCGCTGCAGCAACAGCAACGATAGCCACGCTACAGAAGAacgctgctgccgccgctgccgctgctgccTATGGTGGGTACGCTGGATACCTCCCCCCAGCATTCCCAGCTGCGACCATCCAGGTCCCCATCCACGATGTCTACCAGACGTACTGA
- the RBM47 gene encoding RNA-binding protein 47 isoform X4, which yields MLMLSFRLYQAVNEFDTMTAEDSTARMSNDSSNVATTKVPEGVAGAPNEAALLALMARTGYSMIQENGQRKYGGPPPGWEGLHPPRGCEVFVGKIPRDVYEDELVPVFESVGRIYEMRLMMDFDGKNRGYAFVMYTQKHEAKRAVRELNNYEIRPGRLLGVCCSVDNCRLFIGGIPKMKKREEILEEIAKVTEGVLDVIVYASAADKMKNRGFAFVEYESHRAAAMARRKLMPGRIQLWGHQIAVDWAEPEIDVDEDVMETVKILYVRNLMIETTEDTIKKVFGQFNPGCVERVKKIRDYAFVHFTTREDAIHAMNNLNGVELEGSCLEVTLAKPVDKEQYTRYQKAAKGGAAATPEVTQQPNYVYSCDPYTLAYYGYPYNALIGPNRDYFVKAGSIRGRGRGAAGNRAPGPRGSYLGGYSAGRGIYSRYHEGKGKQQEKGYELAPSLELPAVNPVAIKPGAVAIPAIGAQYSMFQAAPPAKMMEDGKIHTVEHIINPIAVQQDPASAAAAAAAAAAAVIPAVSTPPPFQGRPITPVYTMAPNVQRIPAAGIYGTSYVPFAAPAAATATIATLQKNAAAAAAAAAYGGYAGYLPPAFPAATIQVPIHDVYQTY from the exons GCTCTATCAGGCTGTGAATGAGTTTGACACCATGACCGCTGAGGACTCCACTGCAAGGATGAGCAATGATTCCTCCAATGTGGCTACTACGAAAGTCCCCGAAGGTGTTGCTGGTGCCCCCAATGAGGCCGCTCTGCTGGCGCTCATGGCACGCACTGGATATAGCATGATCCAGGAGAATGGGCAACGCAAGTATGGCGGCCCTCCTCCCGGCTGGGAGGGTCTACACCCTCCTCGCGGCTGTGAGGTCTTTGTGGGCAAAATCCCCCGTGATGTCTATGAAGATGAGCTCGTCCCCGTGTTCGAGTCTGTTGGCCGCATCTATGAAATGCGCCTGATGATGGACTTCGATGGGAAGAACCGTGGGTATGCCTTTGTGATGTACACACAGAAGCACGAGGCAAAGCGTGCTGTCAGGGAGCTGAACAACTATGAGATCCGCCCTGGCAGGCTGCTGGGGGTGTGCTGCAGTGTGGATAACTGCCGGCTCTTCATCGGAGGCATTCCCAAGATGAAGAAGAGAGAGGAGATCCTGGAAGAGATCGCCAAGGTGACAGAAGGTGTGCTGGATGTCATCGTGTATGCCAGCGCCGCAGACAAGATGAAAAACAGAGGCTTCGCCTTTGTGGAGTATGAGAGCCATCGAGCAGCAGCAATGGCCAGGAGGAAACTCATGCCAGGAAGAATCCAGCTGTGGGGACACCAAATTGCTGTTGACTGGGCAGAACCAGAGATAGATGTGGATGAAGATGTCATGGAAACTGTTAAAATCCTCTATGTGAGGAATTTAATGATTGAGACCACAGAGGACACCATTAAAAAGGTCTTTGGGCAGTTTAACCCTGGCTGTGTAGAGCGAGTGAAAAAAATACGTGATTATGCCTTTGTGCACTTTACAACCAGGGAAGATGCCATTCATGCCATGAACAACCTTAATGGTGTTGAACTGGAAGGCTCCTGTCTGGAGGTTACCTTGGCCAAGCCAGTAGACAAGGAACAATACACTCGGtaccagaaagcagcaaaaggaggGGCCGCAGCAACACCCGAAGTAACTCAGCAACCCAATTATGTTTACTCTTGTGATCCATACACACTAGCGTATTATGGATATCCATACAATGCTTTGATCGGGCCCAACAGAGATTACTTTGTGAAAG CAGGCAGCATACGAGGCAGAGGGCGAGGTGCAGCTGGGAACAGAGCCCCCGGCCCCAGGGGCTCCTACCTGGGAGGATATTCCGCTGGCCGTGGCATCTACAGCAGGTACCATgaaggcaaaggaaaacagcaagagaaagggTACGAGCTGGCACCCAGCTTGGAGTTACCTGCAGTCAACCCGGTGGCCATCAAGCCTGGTGCAG TGGCCATCCCTGCCATTGGTGCCCAGTACTCCATGTTTCAGGCCGCACCACCAGCCAAGATGATGGAAGATGGCAAAATCCACACTGTCGAGCACATCATCAACCCTATAGCTGTCCAGCAGGACCCGGCtagtgcagcagctgcagcagcagccgcagcagcaGCTGTAATACCAGCCGTCTCAACGCCTCCCCCCTTCCAG GGCCGCCCCATCACGCCGGTGTACACTATGGCTCCCAATGTACAGCGGATCCCCGCTGCTGGGATTTATGGGACAAGTTATGTGCCATTTGCAGCACCCGCTGCAGCAACAGCAACGATAGCCACGCTACAGAAGAacgctgctgccgccgctgccgctgctgccTATGGTGGGTACGCTGGATACCTCCCCCCAGCATTCCCAGCTGCGACCATCCAGGTCCCCATCCACGATGTCTACCAGACGTACTGA
- the RBM47 gene encoding RNA-binding protein 47 isoform X2, producing MLMLSFRVIREDPAAVCELLYQAVNEFDTMTAEDSTARMSNDSSNVATTKVPEGVAGAPNEAALLALMARTGYSMIQENGQRKYGGPPPGWEGLHPPRGCEVFVGKIPRDVYEDELVPVFESVGRIYEMRLMMDFDGKNRGYAFVMYTQKHEAKRAVRELNNYEIRPGRLLGVCCSVDNCRLFIGGIPKMKKREEILEEIAKVTEGVLDVIVYASAADKMKNRGFAFVEYESHRAAAMARRKLMPGRIQLWGHQIAVDWAEPEIDVDEDVMETVKILYVRNLMIETTEDTIKKVFGQFNPGCVERVKKIRDYAFVHFTTREDAIHAMNNLNGVELEGSCLEVTLAKPVDKEQYTRYQKAAKGGAAATPEVTQQPNYVYSCDPYTLAYYGYPYNALIGPNRDYFVKGSIRGRGRGAAGNRAPGPRGSYLGGYSAGRGIYSRYHEGKGKQQEKGYELAPSLELPAVNPVAIKPGAVAIPAIGAQYSMFQAAPPAKMMEDGKIHTVEHIINPIAVQQDPASAAAAAAAAAAAVIPAVSTPPPFQGRPITPVYTMAPNVQRIPAAGIYGTSYVPFAAPAAATATIATLQKNAAAAAAAAAYGGYAGYLPPAFPAATIQVPIHDVYQTY from the exons GCTCTATCAGGCTGTGAATGAGTTTGACACCATGACCGCTGAGGACTCCACTGCAAGGATGAGCAATGATTCCTCCAATGTGGCTACTACGAAAGTCCCCGAAGGTGTTGCTGGTGCCCCCAATGAGGCCGCTCTGCTGGCGCTCATGGCACGCACTGGATATAGCATGATCCAGGAGAATGGGCAACGCAAGTATGGCGGCCCTCCTCCCGGCTGGGAGGGTCTACACCCTCCTCGCGGCTGTGAGGTCTTTGTGGGCAAAATCCCCCGTGATGTCTATGAAGATGAGCTCGTCCCCGTGTTCGAGTCTGTTGGCCGCATCTATGAAATGCGCCTGATGATGGACTTCGATGGGAAGAACCGTGGGTATGCCTTTGTGATGTACACACAGAAGCACGAGGCAAAGCGTGCTGTCAGGGAGCTGAACAACTATGAGATCCGCCCTGGCAGGCTGCTGGGGGTGTGCTGCAGTGTGGATAACTGCCGGCTCTTCATCGGAGGCATTCCCAAGATGAAGAAGAGAGAGGAGATCCTGGAAGAGATCGCCAAGGTGACAGAAGGTGTGCTGGATGTCATCGTGTATGCCAGCGCCGCAGACAAGATGAAAAACAGAGGCTTCGCCTTTGTGGAGTATGAGAGCCATCGAGCAGCAGCAATGGCCAGGAGGAAACTCATGCCAGGAAGAATCCAGCTGTGGGGACACCAAATTGCTGTTGACTGGGCAGAACCAGAGATAGATGTGGATGAAGATGTCATGGAAACTGTTAAAATCCTCTATGTGAGGAATTTAATGATTGAGACCACAGAGGACACCATTAAAAAGGTCTTTGGGCAGTTTAACCCTGGCTGTGTAGAGCGAGTGAAAAAAATACGTGATTATGCCTTTGTGCACTTTACAACCAGGGAAGATGCCATTCATGCCATGAACAACCTTAATGGTGTTGAACTGGAAGGCTCCTGTCTGGAGGTTACCTTGGCCAAGCCAGTAGACAAGGAACAATACACTCGGtaccagaaagcagcaaaaggaggGGCCGCAGCAACACCCGAAGTAACTCAGCAACCCAATTATGTTTACTCTTGTGATCCATACACACTAGCGTATTATGGATATCCATACAATGCTTTGATCGGGCCCAACAGAGATTACTTTGTGAAAG GCAGCATACGAGGCAGAGGGCGAGGTGCAGCTGGGAACAGAGCCCCCGGCCCCAGGGGCTCCTACCTGGGAGGATATTCCGCTGGCCGTGGCATCTACAGCAGGTACCATgaaggcaaaggaaaacagcaagagaaagggTACGAGCTGGCACCCAGCTTGGAGTTACCTGCAGTCAACCCGGTGGCCATCAAGCCTGGTGCAG TGGCCATCCCTGCCATTGGTGCCCAGTACTCCATGTTTCAGGCCGCACCACCAGCCAAGATGATGGAAGATGGCAAAATCCACACTGTCGAGCACATCATCAACCCTATAGCTGTCCAGCAGGACCCGGCtagtgcagcagctgcagcagcagccgcagcagcaGCTGTAATACCAGCCGTCTCAACGCCTCCCCCCTTCCAG GGCCGCCCCATCACGCCGGTGTACACTATGGCTCCCAATGTACAGCGGATCCCCGCTGCTGGGATTTATGGGACAAGTTATGTGCCATTTGCAGCACCCGCTGCAGCAACAGCAACGATAGCCACGCTACAGAAGAacgctgctgccgccgctgccgctgctgccTATGGTGGGTACGCTGGATACCTCCCCCCAGCATTCCCAGCTGCGACCATCCAGGTCCCCATCCACGATGTCTACCAGACGTACTGA
- the RBM47 gene encoding RNA-binding protein 47 isoform X1: MLMLSFRVIREDPAAVCELLYQAVNEFDTMTAEDSTARMSNDSSNVATTKVPEGVAGAPNEAALLALMARTGYSMIQENGQRKYGGPPPGWEGLHPPRGCEVFVGKIPRDVYEDELVPVFESVGRIYEMRLMMDFDGKNRGYAFVMYTQKHEAKRAVRELNNYEIRPGRLLGVCCSVDNCRLFIGGIPKMKKREEILEEIAKVTEGVLDVIVYASAADKMKNRGFAFVEYESHRAAAMARRKLMPGRIQLWGHQIAVDWAEPEIDVDEDVMETVKILYVRNLMIETTEDTIKKVFGQFNPGCVERVKKIRDYAFVHFTTREDAIHAMNNLNGVELEGSCLEVTLAKPVDKEQYTRYQKAAKGGAAATPEVTQQPNYVYSCDPYTLAYYGYPYNALIGPNRDYFVKAGSIRGRGRGAAGNRAPGPRGSYLGGYSAGRGIYSRYHEGKGKQQEKGYELAPSLELPAVNPVAIKPGAVAIPAIGAQYSMFQAAPPAKMMEDGKIHTVEHIINPIAVQQDPASAAAAAAAAAAAVIPAVSTPPPFQGRPITPVYTMAPNVQRIPAAGIYGTSYVPFAAPAAATATIATLQKNAAAAAAAAAYGGYAGYLPPAFPAATIQVPIHDVYQTY, encoded by the exons GCTCTATCAGGCTGTGAATGAGTTTGACACCATGACCGCTGAGGACTCCACTGCAAGGATGAGCAATGATTCCTCCAATGTGGCTACTACGAAAGTCCCCGAAGGTGTTGCTGGTGCCCCCAATGAGGCCGCTCTGCTGGCGCTCATGGCACGCACTGGATATAGCATGATCCAGGAGAATGGGCAACGCAAGTATGGCGGCCCTCCTCCCGGCTGGGAGGGTCTACACCCTCCTCGCGGCTGTGAGGTCTTTGTGGGCAAAATCCCCCGTGATGTCTATGAAGATGAGCTCGTCCCCGTGTTCGAGTCTGTTGGCCGCATCTATGAAATGCGCCTGATGATGGACTTCGATGGGAAGAACCGTGGGTATGCCTTTGTGATGTACACACAGAAGCACGAGGCAAAGCGTGCTGTCAGGGAGCTGAACAACTATGAGATCCGCCCTGGCAGGCTGCTGGGGGTGTGCTGCAGTGTGGATAACTGCCGGCTCTTCATCGGAGGCATTCCCAAGATGAAGAAGAGAGAGGAGATCCTGGAAGAGATCGCCAAGGTGACAGAAGGTGTGCTGGATGTCATCGTGTATGCCAGCGCCGCAGACAAGATGAAAAACAGAGGCTTCGCCTTTGTGGAGTATGAGAGCCATCGAGCAGCAGCAATGGCCAGGAGGAAACTCATGCCAGGAAGAATCCAGCTGTGGGGACACCAAATTGCTGTTGACTGGGCAGAACCAGAGATAGATGTGGATGAAGATGTCATGGAAACTGTTAAAATCCTCTATGTGAGGAATTTAATGATTGAGACCACAGAGGACACCATTAAAAAGGTCTTTGGGCAGTTTAACCCTGGCTGTGTAGAGCGAGTGAAAAAAATACGTGATTATGCCTTTGTGCACTTTACAACCAGGGAAGATGCCATTCATGCCATGAACAACCTTAATGGTGTTGAACTGGAAGGCTCCTGTCTGGAGGTTACCTTGGCCAAGCCAGTAGACAAGGAACAATACACTCGGtaccagaaagcagcaaaaggaggGGCCGCAGCAACACCCGAAGTAACTCAGCAACCCAATTATGTTTACTCTTGTGATCCATACACACTAGCGTATTATGGATATCCATACAATGCTTTGATCGGGCCCAACAGAGATTACTTTGTGAAAG CAGGCAGCATACGAGGCAGAGGGCGAGGTGCAGCTGGGAACAGAGCCCCCGGCCCCAGGGGCTCCTACCTGGGAGGATATTCCGCTGGCCGTGGCATCTACAGCAGGTACCATgaaggcaaaggaaaacagcaagagaaagggTACGAGCTGGCACCCAGCTTGGAGTTACCTGCAGTCAACCCGGTGGCCATCAAGCCTGGTGCAG TGGCCATCCCTGCCATTGGTGCCCAGTACTCCATGTTTCAGGCCGCACCACCAGCCAAGATGATGGAAGATGGCAAAATCCACACTGTCGAGCACATCATCAACCCTATAGCTGTCCAGCAGGACCCGGCtagtgcagcagctgcagcagcagccgcagcagcaGCTGTAATACCAGCCGTCTCAACGCCTCCCCCCTTCCAG GGCCGCCCCATCACGCCGGTGTACACTATGGCTCCCAATGTACAGCGGATCCCCGCTGCTGGGATTTATGGGACAAGTTATGTGCCATTTGCAGCACCCGCTGCAGCAACAGCAACGATAGCCACGCTACAGAAGAacgctgctgccgccgctgccgctgctgccTATGGTGGGTACGCTGGATACCTCCCCCCAGCATTCCCAGCTGCGACCATCCAGGTCCCCATCCACGATGTCTACCAGACGTACTGA